GGAGGTTGGTAGAAGAAATAACCTTAGTTATGGCCGGTGGCATGAAACTAATTGCAAAGAAGAGCTTCCCAAGAGCCGTGCAAGTCATTGATCGCTTTCATGTACAACAACTAGCTTCTGATACTGTACAAGATATTAGAGTAAAATACCGCTGGCAAGCTCTAGAACTAGAAAATGAGGCTATCAAGACAGCTAAAAATAATAACTACCAGTATCTAGCAGAAGTATTTAGTAACGGGGATACGCGCAAACAACTGCTAGCACGAAGTAGGTATCTTCTATTCAAAAGTCCTGACAAATGGACTAGTTCCCAAAAGGAAAGGGCAGGAATTTTATTCAAGCAATACCCCATGATAAAGGATCAGTCCTAAAAGTTGGGGACTAGGCATAAATTTGTGCTAATCTAAAGAGGAAGAATTCCTTATTTCTCACACCTCTAAGTTGTTGTCTAAAGGCTTTAATCTTTGCATTAAAAGATTCAGCAGCCGCATTTAGTACTTCTGTTGTCAAAATAGTTTAATATCGGATCAAGAGCAAAAGTTGGGGGATTTTAGAATTAAGCAAAAATAGTAGTTAATCTATAGAGGAAGAATTTTACGTTTCTTACGCCTCTGAACTGTGCTCTAAAAGCCTTAATTTTAGCATTGAAAGCTTCTGCTGAAGCGTTGGTACTTCTATTATCAAAATAGTTTAGAATGTTTTGATAGTGAACAGACATGGTTCTGGATATAGTATTAAAGCTTTTAAAGGCTGCTTGTCTAACTTTTTCATCCCATTTAGCTAATCGTGTTAGTGCGGAAGTTTTATCCTGAGTATTGTTAAAAATCCAAGATAAGTTCTGGCATAGTTTGTATGCTTTTTCTATATCAGGATAGTGTTTAAATAGTATCACTGATCTTTTAGCTTGGTTTTCAGTCCACTTATTGCTTGGCTTATAGAGTAAATATCTTCCTCTTGCCAGTAGTTGTTTTAATGTATCTCCGTTTGGAAGTATTTCAGGTGTGTATTTTAAAGATTTACTTCTAGCGTCTTCTATGGCATCATTTTCAAAATCGATGGCTTCCCACCTGTGTTTTATTCTTATTTCTTGCAAAGCGTCCAATGCTAATTTCTGCACATGAAAACGGTCTATAACTAAGCAGGCATTGGGGAATGATTTTTTAACAATGAGTCCCATGTTTCCTGCCATATCCAGAGTCACTTCTTTAACTTTATTTCTTTGTTTTAAAGGAATTTCATGAAGTATTTTTATCACTGTTTCAGCTTTAGTTCCTTTAACTATAGCTACTATAGAGCCTTTCTTTCCTTTGGCATCTTTATTGGTTAAGATGGTGTAGAGTTCGCCATTGCAAAAAGCGGTTTCGTCAAGCGATAGGTAGCTTCCTAGATTCTCAGGGTACAATAGCCAATCTTTTGCATGGGCTTTTTGATCCCAAGATTTAAAATCACTTAAGTGATCTTTGTACTGGCGTTGCAGTTTCTTGCCGTTAACACCGTAGAAAAATCCAATGGTGTGGCAATCCGTAGCTTTAGTATGGACTAATTTCTTTTAAAAAATCAGCAAACTCGGCGGTCATCCGTGTTCCCTGTGCTACTAAATTCCAATCTCTATGAACCACTTCATTGGTTTGCTTATTCAGCCATCTGCGGCGTTTTATATGAAGGTAAACATTTTTACCTCGTATAGGGAAGTCTTGAACGGTAGCCTCAGAAAAGAAGCCTTTGGAATGAAGTTTAGTTCCATTAAATTCTTCGGGAATCGTGTTTAGTTCTGTAAAATAAAAATGTAGTGCTTCTCCTTTAATTTCGTGCTTGTCCAAATCAAAATACTTCATAAGTATTTCTGGAAGTAATAAATTGGCTTTGGCTAATAATGAATCTGATGACATTAAAAATTTTTATTCAAAGATCTTCTTTTTTTAAATACTCCCCAACTTTTGTGCTTGACCCGAAATTAGGCGTTAAAGTTCAAAGAGGTAGTCTTTTACATATTCATTTCAAACAAGGAGAATTTGATAATATACTCATTTGTAAAGTAGAACACGATGAAATAATTAATGAAAAAAGCTTTGATTTAAATAGAGGTTTAAATACCAAAAAGAAAGTTTTTAAAGCTTTTCTTTATTATTTGGGGAATAAAAAAAGAGATGAAGAAATCTACTTAAATGATAAAAATAATAGCAAATATTGGTGGTATGATTTTTTAGAATTGGAACAAGTTAATACGGATGATGTTAATACTGAAAACTCTCTTGATAAATTGGTGAAAATTATAGATAAAGAAAAAAAGAAAGAAGGTCTAGCGTTTGATGGAACATTATTAAGAAATAGTATTGTAGGGTATTTTAAATCTAATCATGAGTTTAATTTTACAGAAGTATATGATATTGTGAGTAACTATAGTCCTTTTAATTCAAAGTTTCCTTTGACTAATATAATTAACCCGTTGTGCATTTTAAATAATGCTAATTTTAATATTATTAATGTTTCTCCCAAAAATAAACTTATTGATATACTGAATAGTTGTTAAAGCAGTTATCTTAGCTACGATTCTTGTTTTAAAACCTTCAAAAGTTTTAGCATAATTGCGTCTTATCATAAATTGGTCACAAAGTTGTGAAAATAATGTTTCTATCCTTTTCCTCTTTTTTCTAAATACATAAGGCTGTACTTTGTAATTTTTTTGATTGCTTCTCATAGGTGTATTTAGCGTTATATTACAGGTTTCAAGCAAGTTAAGCTGTATTTCTGTTGATAAATAGCCTTTATCACCAATTAATGTACAATCGCTTATTTGCATCTTAATATCTTTAAGATAATTAATATCGTGTACAGATGCTGGACTCAAATCGATACTTTGAAAGACACCATTTACAGAACAAACAGCGTGCAGTTTATAACCGTAATAATTAGAACTTTGAGCTGCACAATAACCTTTATCTGGAAATGCATAAGTGTTTTCTTTACAAATCTTTGAACGAGAACTGCGTGATAATTTACAAACTTCTAAAGGCATACTATCTACTACAAAATAATCTTCAAATTCATTAAAATGGGAAGCTAAGCTTAACCTGATACTGTTGAGCTTATTAACTAGTTTTCGTCTTCTTCTATTGTAGACACTTCTCTCTATTTTTGATAATAGGGAATCTGGAAGTTTTCTAAAAAGGTCATTTTCACTATCTATTCCCATAAATTCGGCAGTAAGACTCAAACTGATAAGTTCTAAATCACTAAGCTTTGGTTGTCGTCTTTGATAACTTAAAAGTTGTTCTTTCGATATTTTTCTTAATACTTCCAATATTCTTTCGTAATTTGCACTCAAGTTGTTCATTATTAATGATTTGTAGTTAAATCAATTTACTGATTTTCAGTAAGATGAACAACTTTTTTCTTTTAAATCATAATGCACAACGGGTTAATTAGTAAGTTTGATAAACTAAAAGATGATAAAAGTTTTGATAATCAGTTTTCAATAGTACAAAAAAAGGTAGATAAAAGGATAGTAAATACTATTCCTTTAGGTAAAGGACTATACCTGAAAATAGATAAGCATGTTCCTAATTTAACAGAGATTATTAAACCTTATGAAGGGATTGATGGTAAATTTGGAATTACAATTATTTCAGATCAGGCTTATAATTTTATAAAGGTTAGAAACCAATGATTAAAAAGTTTTTAAATGCAATATTAGGTGATACTAACAATAATTCTAAAGAGTCTTTTTCAATGTATGAAATAGAATTTGCTCACCCTAATTTAAAAACTCTATCCCAGAATCTTAATCTTGAAAATTATAGTAGGTTAAATAGACTAATAAGTGACTATGGTTGTAAATGGGACTTAACTGTAGAAGATTTATCTTATTCTATTACTCAGGAAAAGTTTGAGGAACTGAAGTTAGAAGATTATGACGATTTTGAAAATGTTACGATTAATTTTAATATTTACAAGTCTAAAGAATTAATTGTTATAATTGATAATGAAGTATTTAATAGTTATTTAGAATCAATTCCTTTACAAAGGTTTTTAGAGA
This genomic interval from Tamlana carrageenivorans contains the following:
- a CDS encoding ISAon1 family transposase, with the protein product MYGLDGKKLQRQYRDYLSEFKDWEYLEQSTKWLVYPQNIGKRLSIDEIALSQGELYTVVTNKKAKGRAGSIVAIISGTKSEEVIKYLKKIPEGKRRLVEEITLVMAGGMKLIAKKSFPRAVQVIDRFHVQQLASDTVQDIRVKYRWQALELENEAIKTAKNNNYQYLAEVFSNGDTRKQLLARSRYLLFKSPDKWTSSQKERAGILFKQYPMIKDQS
- a CDS encoding transposase, yielding MTTEVLNAAAESFNAKIKAFRQQLRGVRNKEFFLFRLAQIYA
- a CDS encoding ISAon1 family transposase, which produces MGFFYGVNGKKLQRQYKDHLSDFKSWDQKAHAKDWLLYPENLGSYLSLDETAFCNGELYTILTNKDAKGKKGSIVAIVKGTKAETVIKILHEIPLKQRNKVKEVTLDMAGNMGLIVKKSFPNACLVIDRFHVQKLALDALQEIRIKHRWEAIDFENDAIEDARSKSLKYTPEILPNGDTLKQLLARGRYLLYKPSNKWTENQAKRSVILFKHYPDIEKAYKLCQNLSWIFNNTQDKTSALTRLAKWDEKVRQAAFKSFNTISRTMSVHYQNILNYFDNRSTNASAEAFNAKIKAFRAQFRGVRNVKFFLYRLTTIFA
- a CDS encoding ISAon1 family transposase N-terminal region protein; this translates as MSSDSLLAKANLLLPEILMKYFDLDKHEIKGEALHFYFTELNTIPEEFNGTKLHSKGFFSEATVQDFPIRGKNVYLHIKRRRWLNKQTNEVVHRDWNLVAQGTRMTAEFADFLKEISPY
- a CDS encoding IS982 family transposase, with the translated sequence MNNLSANYERILEVLRKISKEQLLSYQRRQPKLSDLELISLSLTAEFMGIDSENDLFRKLPDSLLSKIERSVYNRRRRKLVNKLNSIRLSLASHFNEFEDYFVVDSMPLEVCKLSRSSRSKICKENTYAFPDKGYCAAQSSNYYGYKLHAVCSVNGVFQSIDLSPASVHDINYLKDIKMQISDCTLIGDKGYLSTEIQLNLLETCNITLNTPMRSNQKNYKVQPYVFRKKRKRIETLFSQLCDQFMIRRNYAKTFEGFKTRIVAKITALTTIQYINKFIFGRNINNIKISII